From the Halobellus litoreus genome, the window TCGGAGCGATCAGTATCTCAGGACCCGCCAACAGCTGGAAGGACGAACTGTTCACAGACGAACTCCCCGAGGCCGTTATGCGCTCGGCTAACAACATCGAGATCAACCTCTCGACCGAGTCCAGAAACCGTACCGGCGGGCAGTTCACCGGCTGAAATCCGGAGCATATCCGACGTCCTCACACGACTGACGACCTTGTGATCTCGGCGAATCCAGACGAAGCGTGGTAAACCATCCGTAACCCCGTATTTTATTTATTATACTGTTGTGGGACTCAGTATGTCGTGCGTCAACAGCTATCTATCGGCGGTGGTCCCGTCAGGCGACCCCTCGCCTCGATACAGGTGCCACCACCGGTGTCGGGTCCCAGACGGTATCGAAGAGGTACGACCGCGGTTCCCGCGTAGGGCGTCCATCCGAGTATGAGCACGAGACAAGCCCCAGACACCGAAACGGCGATTTCGGCGAAGAGTCTCGGAAAGGTGTACCGAGGCGAGCATCAGAGCGTCACAGCGCTCAAAGAGCTATCATTTTCGGTGTCAAGGGGAGAGTTTTTTAGCGTCGTCGGACCGTCCGGGTGCGGGAAATCGACGCTGCTCAGGATCATCGCCCGTCTCATCGACGCGACGACCGGGGACTTCGAGGTCAACAGTCGAGAGGGGAGCCGTCCGGAGAACTCGGTCGTGTTCCAAGAACACGCGCTTTTTCCGTGGCGGACCGTCCAGAAGAACGTCGAGTTCGGTCTGGAAATGCGGGGGGTCCCGAAGCAGGAACGGAGTTCCACCGCGCGGGACTACCTCAGGAAAGTCGGCCTCGAGGGGTTCGAGGACCTGTATCCACACCAGCTATCCGGTGGAATGCAACAGCGCGTCAACATCTCTCGTGCCTTCGCGAACGACCCGGAGGTACTGCTTATGGACGAACCGCTCGGTGCCCTCGACGCCCAGACGCGACACGTCCTCCAGGAGGAGCTGCTTCGAATCTGGAACGAAGAGGACAAGACGATCATTTACATCACGCACAGCCTGGAGGAGGCGATTCTGATGAGCGACCGGATCGGGCTTATGACGTCGCGGCCGGGGACGTTGAAGGACGTCTACGAAGTGGATATCCCCCGCCCCCGGACCAACAAGACCCGGAACCGGAGCGATTTCAACGAACTGTATTCGGAACTCTGGGACAGCCTCGAAGACGAAGTACAGGCCAGTATGGAACTCAGGCGGGCAGAATCACAATGAGCGTCGAACACGAAACCGACGACGAGCAGCTCGACAGCAGCGTAGACGCTCGGGGGTCGTCGATCCTCTCGCGACTCCCCCTCACCGAAGAACAGTTGATTTCACTGGGTTCGCCAGTGATGTTCGTGATCCTCTGGGAAGCGACCGTCCAATTCGGATTCCTGCCCGAGGCGTGGTTTCCGGCACCGTCTTCGATCTTCGGCACGCTAATCGAACTGATTCGGAACGGCACACTCGTGGAGAATACGGCCATTACGCTTCGACGACTCCTCGGCGCGTTCCTGCTCGCGGCGGTTCCCGGAATCGTCCTGGGTCTCATAATGGGATTGAACGCGACCTTCAGAGCGATTATGGACCCGCTCGTGTCGATGCTGTATCCGATTCCGAAAATCGCGCTACTACCGCTTATCATCATCATCTTCGGATTCGGCGACCGGAGTATCATCGTCACGGCCAGCATCACCTCGTTCTTCATCATTCTACTCAACACGATGGCGGGCGTGCTCGAAATCGACGACGTGTTGCTCGAAGCGGCGGAGAATTTCCACGCGAGGGGGTTCCAGAAGTTCTACAAAGTGGTCCTCCCGGGCGCGATGCCGCTGATATTCACCGGGCTTCGGCTGGGGTTGGGCCTGGCACTCATCGTGACGATCGCAGCCGAGTTCATCGCCAGCGAATCGGGGCTGGGATACTTCATCCTCAACTCCTGGCAGATCCTCCGCGTCGAGTATATGTTCGCCGGGTTCATCGTCATCGGGGTGATCGGCTCCCTTCTGACGTTGGGGGTCGAGAAACTGGGCGACCACCTGATGCCGTGGCGTGAGACGGATACGATCAGATAACCCTACCGCCGTTCCCAGTAGTCGGGCGATACTGAAAACACCCGGCTCTCGCGCTGCCGTTTCGGGCTGGGACAAACGACAGTCGTCGCCGCAGCGGCAGCTCTCGTACCGCGTCAGTACGTCCGGTCGGCGTACTCTTCGGCGGAGAGCACCCGCTCGTCGGTCGACGCTTCCCCGACATCGAGTTCGATCATCCACCCGTCACCGTACGGGTCGGTGTTGACGAGTTCGGGCTTCGATTCGAGAGTGTCGTTGACGGCCGTGACCGTTCCGGCCACCGGGACGTACAGTTCCGAGAGCGCCTTGATACTCTCTATCACGCCGAACTGCTCGTTCTGCTCGAACGTCGATCCGATCTCGGGAAGTTCGACGAAGACGACGTCACCGAGTTCGTCCTGCGCGAAATCGGTAATCCCGATACGGGCCGTTCCCTCGTCTATTCGCGCCCACTCGTGGGTCTCCAAGTACTGGAGGCTCTCTGGAGTCTCGAACGACATTGCGTTTCCCCGTATGCGTAACTGTATTATAAATCCGTAGGGACACGCTCGTTGCGCCGCTTCAGACTGATTACCCTCACTTTTTACTGCCGAGCGCCACTCGCCGATCGCCGTCCGCTTCAGTCAAGAGGCGAAGCTCAGAGCTGTTCGATGCCGTACTCCTGCGTCAGGTCCGTCCGACAGACCGAGTGTAAAAAACACGTCTGTTCCGACATATCCAGCGTTTCTCGGACGACGTCCTCGTGTTCGTCGGCGTCGATGAAGACCTGGGTCTCGATCGGCTTCGCCGCACCCGATTCCGTAGTCTCCGGATCGCTGGAGCTGAGGTGGCTGTCCTGACAGATCCGGTAGTCGGAGAGGTCTGCGTTCATCGCTTCGGCGTACCGACCGATCTGCGTCATAAAGCAGAAGCCGAGTCCCGCAGCGAGGTAGGTAGTCGCGGGAGGTGCTCGCGTTGGGCCCCCGTGTTCGTCCGGTTCGTCCGACGCGAATTCGAAGACGGTTCCCCGGGGACTGAACAGTTCCTGGCGGACCTCTTTGATCCCGTCACTACGCTTAGTGCAGGTGACACGGACGTGTATGATCCGGTCCTGCTCGTCGGCGAAGCCGGCCGCGTCCTTCTCCGTGTACCGCTCGCTCCCCTCCGGGAGGGGTTCCGTCATCCGACCCGTGTGGCGGATGATCGGTGCCTCCTGTTCGTGATGTGGCCGCTCCAACTTCGCGAACGTCGCTTTGGGGTCGTCATCCGGAGAGCCGTCCAGTTCGGCGACGCCGTCCGGTTCGATCTCTCGCCCGTTGTGCGACAGCGAGAACACACTGTCCCTCTCGCCCGTCAGGAGGCCGTGCGCCGGCGTCGACGTGATCGCCGCCTCGACCAGTTCGCGGACCGTCCCCTCGTCCGCGTCGGCCTGGAGCGAGACATCCAGCGACGGTTTGAGAGCGTTTCCGGTCATCGTCCCGCGGAGCAACGAGCCTTGGAGTCCATAGCGGTTGTCCAACACCAGTTCGACGTCGTCGATGTCGATCCCCCGCTCATCGGCGAGAGCGTGGAGTCGGTGCATATACGAACTAACCATCCCGGTGGCAAAGTGAGCCAACGGGGGCGGTGCCACGTCCGCCCCTCCGAGATACGGGCCCTCGTCGCTGGCGAGACGCCAGACGGTACTCGTTCGACTGTTGGAGACGATCGCCTCCTTTTGCATCTCGGAGAGACTCTGTACGTACGTCCGTTGGGATTCTGCGAGTTCGAGGGGCGGTGGAGAAAGTTCGACCGCGTCGGAGGATTCGACCTCGAAACAGGGGGGCGTGTCCATCGCTGCGAGTGGTGACGTCATAGCTGGTGAGCCTCTGCGTGTCGGCAACACGTTCCCTTCAAAAATACTTTTTCCTTGGTCTTATATACCTGAACTGCCGCGACCGCCGCGGTCCGGAACGACGGACATCGAGGTCGACGGTTCCGCGTGGAACCGCGCGACTGAGGGCGTTCCCGGCGATTTTCAGGCGGAGACACTCCGGCGAGCAGTTCAGCACTGCAGGGTGGTCGTCGGGAATCGTCTCTTCGACGAGACGGCGTACGTCGCTAGTTTGTATTTAACAAAAAATTGGGTAGAGACGCGAACGTACTAACAGACGTACAAATGTGAGGACTGAGCGTTGCCGTGCGTACGCGCCGATTGCGAACGATGGCCTCTGCTCTATTCCACGTGAAAACGCGGCGCTCCTACCCGAGTGGCGGGCCCAGAGAGACGACAGACGGTTGTCGTGC encodes:
- a CDS encoding ABC transporter permease, whose translation is MSVEHETDDEQLDSSVDARGSSILSRLPLTEEQLISLGSPVMFVILWEATVQFGFLPEAWFPAPSSIFGTLIELIRNGTLVENTAITLRRLLGAFLLAAVPGIVLGLIMGLNATFRAIMDPLVSMLYPIPKIALLPLIIIIFGFGDRSIIVTASITSFFIILLNTMAGVLEIDDVLLEAAENFHARGFQKFYKVVLPGAMPLIFTGLRLGLGLALIVTIAAEFIASESGLGYFILNSWQILRVEYMFAGFIVIGVIGSLLTLGVEKLGDHLMPWRETDTIR
- the gcvH gene encoding glycine cleavage system protein GcvH — encoded protein: MSFETPESLQYLETHEWARIDEGTARIGITDFAQDELGDVVFVELPEIGSTFEQNEQFGVIESIKALSELYVPVAGTVTAVNDTLESKPELVNTDPYGDGWMIELDVGEASTDERVLSAEEYADRTY
- a CDS encoding ABC transporter ATP-binding protein produces the protein MSTRQAPDTETAISAKSLGKVYRGEHQSVTALKELSFSVSRGEFFSVVGPSGCGKSTLLRIIARLIDATTGDFEVNSREGSRPENSVVFQEHALFPWRTVQKNVEFGLEMRGVPKQERSSTARDYLRKVGLEGFEDLYPHQLSGGMQQRVNISRAFANDPEVLLMDEPLGALDAQTRHVLQEELLRIWNEEDKTIIYITHSLEEAILMSDRIGLMTSRPGTLKDVYEVDIPRPRTNKTRNRSDFNELYSELWDSLEDEVQASMELRRAESQ
- a CDS encoding OsmC family protein yields the protein MTSPLAAMDTPPCFEVESSDAVELSPPPLELAESQRTYVQSLSEMQKEAIVSNSRTSTVWRLASDEGPYLGGADVAPPPLAHFATGMVSSYMHRLHALADERGIDIDDVELVLDNRYGLQGSLLRGTMTGNALKPSLDVSLQADADEGTVRELVEAAITSTPAHGLLTGERDSVFSLSHNGREIEPDGVAELDGSPDDDPKATFAKLERPHHEQEAPIIRHTGRMTEPLPEGSERYTEKDAAGFADEQDRIIHVRVTCTKRSDGIKEVRQELFSPRGTVFEFASDEPDEHGGPTRAPPATTYLAAGLGFCFMTQIGRYAEAMNADLSDYRICQDSHLSSSDPETTESGAAKPIETQVFIDADEHEDVVRETLDMSEQTCFLHSVCRTDLTQEYGIEQL